In Priestia megaterium NBRC 15308 = ATCC 14581, the following proteins share a genomic window:
- a CDS encoding VOC family protein, translated as MPSPVFNKMNTVFIHVSHLKTSVKWYSELLNQEYKISEVKNPVYNLNIDGETGLTLDAGPEGKEKQIAVSLHPIFNFHTEDIKEAYEFVKGLHYTIDSPITSFEDFSFFTIKDPDGHVVMICTG; from the coding sequence ATGCCGAGTCCTGTTTTCAATAAAATGAATACGGTATTTATCCACGTATCTCATTTAAAAACTTCGGTAAAATGGTATAGCGAGTTATTGAATCAAGAATACAAGATCAGCGAAGTTAAGAACCCAGTTTATAATCTTAACATTGATGGAGAAACAGGATTAACGCTAGACGCAGGTCCTGAAGGAAAAGAAAAACAAATAGCGGTTAGTCTCCATCCAATTTTTAATTTTCATACTGAAGATATTAAAGAAGCGTATGAATTTGTTAAAGGGCTGCACTATACGATTGATTCTCCGATTACTTCTTTTGAAGATTTTTCGTTTTTTACCATAAAAGATCCGGATGGACATGTGGTCATGATTTGTACAGGTTAA
- a CDS encoding ABC transporter permease produces the protein MSEKIKQLLKRPMLVIMIFFLPLIGTIISSSFLAKVQSDSKIPVALVDQDHSKMSKQVVDRLQKTTEIQFISLNEEQARKQLAKNKIDSIFMFPNGFQQEVEAGNYQGVIDLLTLPSSVATEAVREVVASEVTRLTTNVKAANEVRFLYRVYNIHAGPDLWKEAYRYTDNQWKPKPLMTIDYEAQGTKHTKQGSAQVTGYVPLWGFFTLLLCCLTSDWMIRERKHLFKRMKTMQKGLYGYIRSVSAAYAVLYVFQALISFALFKWLYGVESYSVLLYMCIYVIVCVAFSTWLASESQRVGSYYMISVVMVTGLSIIGGSFFPVGELSATIERISQWLPQHLLLYQHALPLTFIWKEIAVSIACICLCAFKIVWNVRSIK, from the coding sequence ATGAGTGAAAAAATAAAGCAGCTGCTGAAGCGCCCTATGCTTGTTATCATGATTTTCTTTTTACCTTTAATAGGAACGATTATTAGCAGCTCGTTTTTAGCAAAAGTACAAAGTGATTCAAAAATACCTGTTGCTCTTGTCGATCAAGATCATAGCAAAATGTCTAAACAAGTGGTGGATCGACTACAGAAAACAACAGAAATTCAGTTTATTTCCCTAAATGAAGAACAAGCGAGAAAGCAGCTGGCCAAAAATAAAATTGACAGCATTTTTATGTTTCCTAACGGATTTCAACAAGAAGTAGAAGCGGGGAATTATCAAGGAGTCATTGATTTGCTCACGCTGCCTTCTTCAGTTGCCACAGAAGCGGTTCGAGAAGTCGTGGCGAGTGAAGTGACAAGGTTAACGACAAATGTTAAAGCGGCAAATGAAGTGCGTTTTTTATATAGAGTTTATAACATTCATGCAGGACCGGATTTATGGAAAGAAGCGTATCGTTATACCGATAACCAGTGGAAGCCAAAGCCGCTGATGACAATTGATTACGAGGCGCAAGGAACGAAGCATACGAAGCAAGGGAGCGCTCAAGTGACCGGATACGTGCCGCTATGGGGATTCTTTACGCTTTTACTTTGCTGCCTCACATCAGATTGGATGATTAGAGAGAGGAAGCATCTTTTCAAACGAATGAAAACGATGCAAAAAGGGCTTTATGGTTATATTCGAAGCGTCAGCGCTGCTTATGCTGTGCTATACGTGTTTCAAGCTCTCATAAGCTTTGCTCTATTTAAATGGCTGTATGGAGTAGAGTCTTACAGTGTGCTGCTGTATATGTGTATCTATGTGATTGTGTGCGTTGCTTTTAGCACGTGGCTTGCAAGTGAAAGTCAGCGAGTTGGATCTTATTATATGATCAGCGTTGTCATGGTCACAGGACTCAGTATAATAGGAGGGAGCTTTTTCCCAGTAGGAGAGCTTTCTGCAACGATTGAAAGAATAAGTCAGTGGCTTCCGCAGCATCTGCTTCTGTATCAGCATGCACTGCCGCTTACGTTCATTTGGAAAGAGATAGCTGTTTCCATTGCATGTATATGTTTGTGCGCGTTTAAAATAGTGTGGAATGTGAGGAGCATCAAATGA
- the nagA gene encoding N-acetylglucosamine-6-phosphate deacetylase — protein sequence MDTHSSIIIYNVTVYSENQTLKNGYIKLTNKKITEIGEIHQYVRQPKDHVIELSPSYKVIPGAIDVHIHGVNNADAMDGTAEALKTMARTLPKEGTTSFLATTMTQSNKAVEKALRNAGAYIEEQTDADAEVVGIHLEGPFISPKRAGAQPPTHIQDPNVALFQEWQKAAGGHIKLVTLAPELPNGLALTSYLKETNVVASIGHSDSTYDQVGEAIEAGASHITHLYNGMRGLHHREPGVLGAAYLRDELFVELITDGIHCRPEMVKLAYDQITSERMILITDSLRAKWLKNGTYDLGGQPVHVNDTTATLADGTLAGSILKMNDAIKNTMSFTNCSLEDIVKMTAENPAKQLNLFDTKGSLKIGKDADIVVLNENLDVEMTFCRGTLSFQKED from the coding sequence ATGGATACACATTCATCCATCATTATTTATAATGTAACCGTTTATAGTGAAAATCAGACATTAAAAAACGGGTATATTAAACTAACGAACAAGAAAATTACTGAAATCGGAGAGATCCATCAATACGTACGTCAGCCGAAAGACCATGTGATTGAGCTTTCTCCTTCCTATAAAGTGATTCCTGGTGCCATTGATGTGCATATTCATGGCGTTAACAATGCCGATGCGATGGACGGTACAGCAGAAGCATTAAAAACAATGGCACGTACGCTCCCAAAAGAAGGGACAACAAGCTTTTTAGCAACCACTATGACGCAGTCGAATAAAGCGGTTGAAAAAGCGCTTCGCAATGCGGGGGCTTATATAGAAGAACAAACAGATGCAGATGCTGAAGTAGTTGGTATTCACTTAGAAGGTCCGTTTATTTCACCAAAACGTGCGGGTGCACAGCCGCCTACTCACATTCAAGATCCGAATGTAGCACTGTTTCAAGAGTGGCAAAAAGCAGCCGGAGGACATATTAAACTTGTTACGTTAGCTCCCGAGCTGCCAAACGGCTTAGCGCTTACTTCTTATTTAAAAGAAACAAACGTCGTCGCTTCTATTGGCCATTCTGACAGCACATATGATCAAGTTGGTGAAGCCATCGAAGCAGGAGCTTCTCATATTACACATTTATATAACGGCATGCGCGGCCTTCACCATAGAGAGCCGGGTGTATTAGGCGCCGCTTATTTGAGAGATGAATTATTTGTAGAGCTCATTACAGACGGCATCCACTGCCGACCTGAAATGGTCAAGCTTGCGTACGATCAAATTACAAGTGAACGCATGATTCTTATCACGGATTCTCTTCGTGCCAAATGGCTAAAAAACGGTACGTATGATTTAGGCGGACAGCCTGTTCACGTAAATGACACAACGGCTACCCTTGCAGATGGAACGTTAGCGGGAAGCATCTTAAAGATGAACGATGCGATTAAAAACACGATGAGCTTTACGAACTGCTCATTAGAAGACATCGTAAAAATGACCGCTGAAAACCCAGCAAAACAGCTTAATCTGTTTGATACAAAAGGAAGCCTTAAAATTGGAAAAGATGCGGATATCGTGGTGTTAAATGAAAACTTAGATGTTGAAATGACATTTTGCCGAGGCACATTGAGCTTTCAAAAGGAGGACTAA
- a CDS encoding DUF554 domain-containing protein: MFIIGALVNGLAIVVGTLMGKLAHRIPEKVSVTVMQVMGLSVITLGLQMGFKSHQFLIVILSLAIGAVIGEFIDLDEKLNLLGNIIERKFQSQQNDKQTFSMSQGFVTGTLIFVIGAMAIVGALDSGIRGDHSVLFTKAVMDGFISLLLTTTLGIGVIFSAVPVFLYEGIIALFATQINAVVPQDLMNSIIAEVTGVGGVLILAIGINLLEIIKIKVANLLPSILIAVVIVVVQHTYFL, encoded by the coding sequence ATGTTTATTATAGGAGCATTAGTAAATGGACTAGCGATTGTTGTAGGAACATTAATGGGCAAGCTTGCTCACCGCATTCCTGAAAAAGTAAGCGTGACGGTGATGCAAGTGATGGGGTTATCCGTTATCACGCTTGGTTTACAAATGGGTTTTAAAAGTCATCAGTTTTTAATTGTGATTTTGAGCTTAGCCATTGGAGCAGTTATTGGTGAGTTCATTGATTTAGATGAAAAGCTAAACCTTCTAGGCAATATAATTGAACGAAAATTTCAATCACAGCAAAATGACAAGCAAACATTCAGTATGTCACAGGGCTTTGTGACAGGAACGCTAATTTTTGTTATTGGAGCAATGGCAATCGTAGGAGCATTAGACAGCGGAATACGCGGCGATCACAGCGTATTGTTTACAAAAGCGGTGATGGATGGGTTTATCTCATTATTATTAACGACTACGCTTGGAATAGGCGTCATTTTCTCAGCTGTGCCCGTGTTTCTATACGAAGGCATTATTGCGTTATTTGCCACGCAAATTAATGCGGTTGTGCCGCAAGATTTAATGAATAGTATCATTGCCGAAGTCACAGGAGTAGGGGGCGTATTAATTTTAGCAATTGGGATTAATTTATTAGAAATTATTAAAATTAAAGTTGCGAATTTATTGCCTTCGATTTTAATTGCGGTTGTGATTGTAGTTGTACAGCATACATATTTTTTATGA
- the nagE gene encoding N-acetylglucosamine-specific PTS transporter subunit IIBC, producing the protein MLNFLQRIGKSLMLPIAVLPAAALLLRLGQKDLLDIPFMAQAGDAIFANLALLFALGIAVGLSKDGSGAAALAGVVGYFVLTKGTVAIDKDINMGVLGGIVSGVTAGLLYNRFSAIKLPEWLGFFAGKRFVPIITSVVMLALAGIFGVIWPPIQDQINNLGTWITGAGALGAGIYGFLNRLLIPIGLHHVLNSLVWFVFGDYHGVTGDLNRFFKGDPTAGTFMSGFFPVMMFGLPAAALAMVAAAKKEKRKQVSGMLIGLAVTSFLTGITEPIEFLFMFVAPLLYVIHAVLTGISMALAVALGIHAGFGFSAGAIDFFLNYGISQKPLLLAGIGIVYAVIYFIIFYTLIKALNLKTPGREDDEEVDTSNETVVATGDKYVDMASYFIEDLGGKENLTVIDNCATRLRLQVADAGNINEAALKRHGARGIMKLSKTNVQVIVGTEVEFVADAMNQLVKYGTASTGAPVEQQAVQADAHTEFVLPFEGVVKPLSEVEDQVFSQKMMGDGFAIEPIEGTLVSPINGEVMTVFPTKHAIGLKTAEGIEILIHVGLDTVNLKGEGFEALVREGDSVQQGTPLLQVNLDYVKKHAPSIVTPVVFTNLPADKEVKLLKTGYQKQGTKDVITF; encoded by the coding sequence ATGCTGAATTTTTTACAACGTATTGGTAAATCGCTTATGCTGCCAATCGCAGTATTACCTGCTGCGGCATTGCTTCTTCGTTTGGGTCAAAAGGACTTATTAGATATTCCATTTATGGCTCAAGCCGGAGATGCGATTTTTGCGAATTTAGCACTACTGTTTGCACTCGGAATTGCTGTAGGGCTTTCAAAAGATGGAAGCGGCGCAGCAGCACTTGCCGGAGTCGTTGGTTATTTTGTATTAACAAAAGGAACTGTAGCTATTGATAAAGATATTAACATGGGTGTACTCGGCGGGATTGTCTCAGGGGTAACGGCCGGTTTACTATACAATCGTTTCTCAGCGATTAAGCTGCCCGAGTGGCTTGGCTTCTTTGCAGGAAAGCGGTTTGTGCCGATTATTACGTCAGTCGTTATGCTTGCGCTTGCAGGAATCTTTGGCGTTATCTGGCCCCCCATTCAAGATCAAATTAACAACTTAGGAACGTGGATTACAGGAGCAGGAGCGCTTGGGGCAGGTATATACGGATTTTTAAACCGTCTATTAATTCCAATTGGGCTGCATCACGTGTTAAACAGCTTAGTGTGGTTTGTATTCGGAGACTATCACGGCGTAACGGGAGACTTGAATCGCTTCTTTAAAGGAGATCCAACGGCAGGAACCTTCATGTCTGGATTCTTCCCGGTTATGATGTTTGGTTTACCGGCAGCTGCGCTTGCGATGGTTGCAGCAGCTAAAAAAGAAAAGCGCAAACAAGTCAGCGGTATGTTAATTGGGCTTGCGGTTACTTCTTTTTTAACAGGAATTACGGAACCAATTGAATTTTTATTTATGTTCGTAGCACCGCTACTATACGTTATTCATGCCGTTTTAACAGGAATATCGATGGCTTTAGCCGTTGCTCTTGGCATTCACGCTGGATTTGGATTTTCAGCAGGGGCCATTGATTTCTTCTTAAACTACGGAATTTCACAAAAACCGCTGCTGTTAGCGGGAATTGGAATTGTATATGCAGTGATTTACTTTATCATTTTCTACACGCTGATTAAAGCGTTAAATTTAAAAACACCGGGACGTGAAGATGATGAAGAAGTAGACACATCAAACGAAACGGTTGTAGCAACAGGCGATAAATATGTGGATATGGCATCGTATTTTATTGAAGATCTAGGCGGAAAAGAAAACTTAACCGTGATTGATAACTGTGCGACTCGTCTTCGCTTACAAGTAGCTGATGCCGGCAATATTAATGAAGCTGCCTTAAAGCGCCACGGAGCGAGAGGAATCATGAAGCTCAGCAAAACAAATGTTCAAGTCATTGTCGGAACAGAAGTAGAGTTTGTTGCAGACGCAATGAATCAATTAGTTAAATACGGCACGGCGTCAACCGGTGCACCTGTTGAACAACAGGCTGTTCAAGCAGACGCACACACAGAGTTTGTTTTACCGTTTGAAGGCGTTGTAAAGCCGCTTAGTGAAGTGGAAGATCAAGTGTTTTCACAAAAAATGATGGGCGACGGCTTTGCGATTGAACCAATTGAAGGAACGCTCGTATCACCGATTAACGGTGAAGTCATGACCGTGTTCCCAACAAAACATGCGATTGGCTTAAAAACAGCAGAAGGAATTGAAATCCTCATTCACGTTGGATTAGATACCGTGAATTTAAAAGGCGAAGGATTCGAAGCGCTTGTTCGAGAAGGTGACAGCGTTCAACAAGGGACGCCGCTTTTACAAGTGAATTTAGACTATGTTAAAAAGCATGCACCGTCTATTGTGACACCGGTTGTATTTACCAACTTGCCAGCGGATAAAGAAGTGAAGCTGTTAAAAACAGGCTACCAAAAGCAAGGCACAAAAGACGTTATTACATTTTAA
- the nagB gene encoding glucosamine-6-phosphate deaminase: protein MNIIQVKNYSEMSAKAADMLISKLHEKPNMNLGLATGGTPKGLYDRLIQDHKEHGTSYKHVTSFNLDEYVGMKPQDPNSYHYYMADALFNHIDIDVSNTHVPNGLADTPEEECRRYDEMIQNHGGIDLQILGIGQNGHIGFNEPGTSFNSPTHIVTLEESTRKANARYFNSLDEVPTQAITMGIESIMKSKEILLLISGEAKAEAMYQLLNGEITEDFPASILKKHHCVTIIADQEALAKVSTTV, encoded by the coding sequence ATGAATATCATCCAAGTGAAAAATTACAGTGAAATGAGTGCAAAAGCAGCTGATATGCTGATTAGCAAACTTCATGAAAAGCCAAATATGAATCTGGGACTTGCAACGGGAGGCACGCCGAAAGGATTATATGATCGTTTAATTCAAGATCATAAAGAGCACGGCACGTCTTACAAACACGTTACTTCCTTTAACTTAGATGAATATGTCGGTATGAAGCCGCAAGATCCAAACAGCTATCACTACTATATGGCAGATGCGTTATTTAATCATATTGATATTGACGTAAGCAACACGCACGTTCCTAACGGCCTAGCTGATACGCCTGAAGAAGAATGCCGCCGCTACGATGAAATGATTCAAAATCACGGAGGGATTGACCTTCAGATTCTTGGAATCGGCCAAAACGGACATATTGGCTTTAACGAACCTGGTACGTCATTCAACTCTCCTACTCATATTGTGACGTTAGAAGAGTCAACGCGAAAAGCCAATGCGCGCTACTTTAATTCTCTTGACGAAGTGCCTACTCAGGCTATTACGATGGGAATTGAATCGATTATGAAAAGTAAAGAAATTTTACTACTTATCTCCGGGGAAGCCAAAGCAGAAGCGATGTATCAGCTGCTTAACGGAGAAATCACAGAAGACTTCCCTGCTTCTATTTTAAAGAAGCATCACTGTGTTACAATTATTGCGGACCAAGAAGCTTTAGCTAAAGTATCGACTACGGTTTAA
- a CDS encoding GntR family transcriptional regulator — MIDKSSPLPIYYQIEEQLKRQIENGELKPNDSLPSEREFAERFEISRMTVRQAINNLVNDGYLYRQKGRGTFVSEKKLEQQLVGLTSFTEDMKARGMVPSSKLLSFEIIAASEKIAEQLHISLHAPVYEIKRIRLADDVPMALESVYVSANLVKGLTESIVNDSLYRYIEEELGLKIGEANQTLESILASETEVKHLRISSYSPVLLIQRNTYLQDGTPLEVVKSSYRADRYKFTINMTRS; from the coding sequence GTGATTGATAAAAGCTCACCTCTTCCGATTTATTATCAAATTGAAGAACAGTTGAAAAGACAAATTGAAAACGGAGAGTTAAAACCAAATGATTCGCTTCCTTCTGAACGAGAGTTTGCAGAACGATTTGAAATCAGCAGAATGACCGTTCGCCAAGCGATTAACAATTTAGTAAACGACGGTTATTTATACCGTCAAAAAGGCCGCGGCACCTTTGTATCTGAAAAAAAACTGGAGCAGCAGCTCGTTGGATTAACGAGTTTTACAGAAGATATGAAAGCGCGTGGAATGGTACCAAGCAGTAAGCTGCTGAGCTTTGAAATTATTGCGGCTTCAGAAAAAATTGCCGAGCAGCTGCACATTTCTCTTCATGCACCTGTTTATGAAATCAAGCGTATTCGTTTAGCTGACGACGTACCAATGGCGCTTGAAAGCGTGTATGTATCTGCTAACTTAGTCAAAGGATTAACAGAATCCATTGTTAACGACTCTCTTTACCGCTATATTGAAGAAGAGCTCGGGCTGAAAATTGGCGAAGCCAACCAAACGTTAGAATCCATTTTAGCTTCTGAAACCGAAGTGAAGCATCTTAGAATCAGCTCATATTCACCCGTTCTATTGATTCAACGAAATACGTATTTGCAAGACGGCACGCCGCTTGAAGTGGTGAAGTCTTCGTACCGAGCAGACCGCTATAAGTTTACGATTAACATGACACGATCTTAA
- a CDS encoding DUF6583 family protein: MSEKDQNRTTDETAASLETAPAPKKAPAKWIIILAALIVIIGGAITFATVFKKSPKQLYLISEVNTYQKAADELETKYSETMAYQEKAMKQPSTTNATIKGGFNMDSLSYDPSFKMIQDLISKAEIKIKAEQDPKKSEGYGSLALNIGGSKALDLEGFQTKERIGFKAPILANEYFYLNLDEYGQVARKFDPSYSGPETLDINTSNVSLEDLKLTEKEKTYIAKEYGTFIYDELDSDYFTKEKNVDYKTNGKTLQLTSVTLNMSDKETKQFMDKLIAKVAKDDKLHTIYANHVSKLFKSSAATNPELKDMADPKELKKSVKESLQDFQKEAKDTTYPGGVKSTVYVQDDVVVARDMNMGVKNASNDKGKLNVVTKNIPYEDNKTAKQFKAVLADSTTDDAFTFDMKNNVTTESEKRKENMSIHLLTKDSKDEDTNMTFKMNSVINGKTDAKQTADRTFSLDLGDQEDLVVNGEVKQNQAISASKGKADYSFDIRTKIGPKADPANVTLKIDSASQLKKSATIPELDASNATNVKDVTPEDMLSIQENFAKNVQGLMMNMGTAGY; encoded by the coding sequence ATGAGTGAGAAAGATCAAAACAGAACAACAGACGAAACAGCGGCTTCGCTAGAAACAGCGCCCGCTCCCAAAAAAGCACCGGCTAAATGGATTATCATTTTAGCAGCTTTAATTGTGATTATTGGAGGAGCAATTACATTTGCTACGGTATTTAAAAAATCTCCTAAGCAATTATACTTAATTTCTGAAGTAAATACGTATCAAAAAGCAGCTGATGAATTAGAAACAAAGTACAGTGAAACGATGGCTTATCAGGAAAAAGCAATGAAGCAGCCTTCTACTACAAATGCTACTATCAAAGGCGGCTTTAACATGGATTCACTTTCCTATGATCCAAGCTTTAAAATGATTCAAGATCTTATTAGTAAAGCGGAAATTAAAATTAAAGCGGAACAAGATCCGAAAAAAAGTGAAGGATACGGTTCACTGGCTCTTAATATCGGCGGTTCAAAAGCGCTTGACCTAGAAGGCTTTCAAACAAAAGAAAGAATAGGTTTTAAAGCCCCGATTCTTGCAAATGAATATTTCTATTTAAACTTAGACGAATATGGACAGGTAGCGCGTAAGTTCGATCCTTCTTATTCAGGTCCTGAAACGCTTGATATTAACACAAGCAACGTGAGTTTAGAAGACTTAAAGTTAACGGAAAAAGAAAAGACCTACATTGCAAAAGAGTACGGAACGTTCATTTATGATGAGCTAGACAGCGATTATTTTACCAAAGAAAAAAATGTGGATTATAAAACAAATGGCAAAACGCTTCAGTTAACAAGCGTGACGCTTAACATGTCTGATAAAGAAACAAAACAATTTATGGATAAGCTTATTGCGAAGGTAGCAAAAGATGACAAGCTTCATACCATCTATGCAAATCATGTATCTAAGCTGTTTAAATCTTCGGCAGCAACGAATCCAGAATTAAAAGATATGGCGGATCCAAAAGAATTGAAAAAATCAGTAAAAGAAAGTCTTCAAGACTTCCAAAAAGAAGCAAAAGATACGACTTACCCTGGCGGTGTTAAATCAACTGTGTACGTTCAAGATGATGTTGTGGTAGCTCGCGATATGAACATGGGCGTAAAAAATGCTTCTAACGATAAAGGCAAACTTAACGTAGTAACTAAAAATATTCCGTATGAAGATAACAAAACGGCTAAGCAGTTTAAAGCAGTTTTAGCGGATAGCACTACCGATGATGCGTTTACGTTTGATATGAAAAATAACGTAACAACGGAAAGTGAAAAACGAAAAGAAAACATGTCTATTCATTTGTTAACAAAAGATTCAAAAGATGAAGACACGAATATGACGTTTAAAATGAATTCAGTAATTAACGGTAAAACCGATGCAAAACAAACGGCTGACCGTACTTTCTCTTTAGACTTAGGTGATCAAGAAGATCTAGTAGTAAACGGAGAAGTAAAGCAAAATCAAGCAATAAGTGCTTCAAAAGGAAAAGCAGATTATTCGTTTGATATTCGTACAAAAATAGGACCAAAAGCAGATCCGGCAAACGTTACGTTAAAAATCGACTCTGCTTCTCAATTAAAAAAATCAGCCACTATTCCAGAGCTTGATGCGTCTAATGCAACAAATGTAAAAGATGTAACGCCTGAAGATATGCTGTCGATTCAAGAAAATTTCGCTAAAAATGTTCAAGGTCTCATGATGAATATGGGAACCGCTGGTTACTAA
- a CDS encoding iron-sulfur cluster biosynthesis family protein, translating to MNIRVTPSAKEALRNVEQNQMIQLSFDRGSCDIVNTIYEMKIISKRSLQSYEKVVTVEDLEFIVDDDMEEVYDNELVIDHAAGAFIFKNHNQIFNNRVGLRYINS from the coding sequence ATGAATATACGCGTCACTCCTTCTGCAAAAGAAGCGTTGCGGAACGTAGAACAAAATCAAATGATTCAGCTTTCTTTTGATCGAGGAAGCTGCGATATTGTTAATACAATTTATGAAATGAAGATCATCTCAAAGCGCAGCCTTCAATCCTATGAAAAAGTTGTAACGGTTGAAGACTTAGAATTTATTGTTGATGATGACATGGAAGAAGTGTACGACAACGAGCTGGTGATTGATCACGCAGCAGGTGCTTTTATCTTCAAAAATCACAACCAAATTTTTAATAACCGCGTAGGATTGCGCTATATCAATTCATAG
- a CDS encoding ABC transporter permease, whose amino-acid sequence MKIYFSLTLFTCKALLKNIKSLILLIMIPALFLLGAGIIISQTMQGEERVNRFAVAIVDKDDTAQTKYVIEQLTEGKLRKIMKPLYTNEQKAKQLLQQNKVAAIVTLPKGFSHDIAHGKNQPLYVIGNSNKPLQSQLFRYVMESAADYTSAAQSGINTVDAFLEKENVSDENRRAEFKKSLVTFGLHVLDRGSLFDEQIETSFFQQDMKQYYVLSLAALLLMIWSYGGWLLASETQTSPVLARMKTRGVSFVHIYLAQLTALYVLLLPVSVVLFGSLLRGLKLPVTGTYGELFLGVSGSLFAFLCLFLLLRVLFLSQKAYQITGLLFILLSAMLSGHVVPVVYLPDWASVFQKWSLNTRVLELLFYEFDGYNTNEAFLYLKPILITAAGSFVLAAGYVMTLQRQWRK is encoded by the coding sequence ATGAAGATATATTTCTCTTTGACTCTTTTTACATGTAAAGCTCTATTGAAAAATATAAAATCTCTCATACTGCTAATAATGATCCCTGCTCTGTTTTTACTTGGAGCAGGGATCATTATTAGTCAGACCATGCAAGGTGAGGAGAGAGTAAATCGGTTCGCCGTGGCAATTGTGGATAAAGATGACACTGCACAAACGAAGTACGTCATCGAACAGTTGACTGAAGGTAAGCTTCGCAAGATCATGAAGCCTCTTTACACGAATGAACAGAAAGCTAAACAGCTGCTGCAGCAAAATAAAGTGGCAGCCATTGTAACGCTGCCAAAAGGTTTTAGTCACGATATTGCTCATGGAAAAAATCAGCCTTTATACGTCATTGGAAATAGCAATAAGCCGCTTCAGTCACAGCTGTTTCGCTATGTGATGGAAAGTGCAGCCGACTACACGTCAGCTGCTCAAAGCGGTATTAATACGGTTGATGCCTTTTTAGAAAAAGAAAATGTTTCCGATGAAAATAGACGCGCAGAGTTTAAGAAGAGCTTGGTGACGTTTGGGCTTCACGTGTTAGATAGAGGAAGTTTATTTGATGAACAAATAGAAACGAGTTTCTTTCAGCAGGATATGAAGCAATATTATGTCCTGTCTTTGGCTGCTTTGCTGCTTATGATTTGGAGCTACGGCGGATGGCTGCTTGCTAGTGAAACGCAGACTTCTCCCGTGCTGGCTCGAATGAAAACAAGAGGTGTATCGTTTGTCCACATTTATTTAGCGCAGCTGACGGCTCTGTATGTTCTTTTGCTACCGGTCTCTGTCGTTTTGTTTGGAAGTCTCCTTAGAGGACTAAAACTGCCTGTAACCGGTACGTACGGAGAGCTTTTTTTAGGGGTAAGCGGAAGCTTGTTTGCTTTTTTATGTTTGTTTTTACTGCTTCGGGTTCTTTTTTTATCACAAAAAGCTTATCAAATAACCGGTTTGCTGTTTATTTTGCTGAGTGCGATGTTAAGTGGACATGTTGTGCCGGTCGTCTATTTACCGGACTGGGCGAGTGTTTTTCAGAAATGGTCACTCAACACCCGCGTCTTGGAGCTGTTATTTTATGAATTTGATGGATATAACACAAACGAAGCTTTTCTTTACCTTAAGCCTATTCTCATTACAGCAGCGGGAAGTTTTGTTCTTGCTGCTGGCTACGTGATGACGCTGCAAAGGCAGTGGAGAAAATGA